A region from the Diadema setosum chromosome 17, eeDiaSeto1, whole genome shotgun sequence genome encodes:
- the LOC140240856 gene encoding uncharacterized protein, giving the protein MPGTRGQKKSCSSVSPPGVDASEFCEQISEEVREFFSSEQFKELFKVSLVEAVRNEMQKLQTQLEIAEGKVIELEAEVKSKASVITSLQTQHELDSADIAKLKRDMNDAEQYSRRNCVRLYGIPENPKEDTDQVMLDLASEKLNIKLQRHEIDRSHRVGAPRTTSSRPGARKQPPPRAIIVKFTTYRTRDTVIKSRRRLKGTHVGIEEDLTAENRLLLTKAKEEVERNDKLCAAWSSDGRVIVLVKATNGSTVRKRIWSVSELKKL; this is encoded by the coding sequence ATGCCAGGGACCAGGGGTCAAAAGAAATCGTGTTCATCTGTTTCTCCCCCTGGTGTCGATGCTTCTGAATTCTGTGAACAGATAAGTGAAGAGGTCAGAGAATTCTTCAGCAGTGAGCAGTTCAAGGAGTTGTTCAAAGTTTCCCTTGTGGAAGCAGTCCGCAACGAAATGCAAAAGCTACAAACACAGCTTGAAATCGCGGAAGGCAAGGTGATTGAATTGGAGGCTGAAGTGAAATCAAAGGCGAGTGTCATCACGTCACTGCAAACACAACACGAGCTTGACTCAGCCGATATAGCCAAGCTCAAACGAGACATGAATGATGCTGAGCAATACTCTCGTCGTAACTGCGTGCGGCTATATGGCATCCCCGAAAACCCAAAGGAGGATACAGACCAGGTGATGCTTGATCTAGCCTCGGAGAAGCTGAACATCAAGCTGCAGCGACATGAGATTGACAGGTCTCACCGTGTAGGTGCCCCGCGTACCACCAGTTCAAGACCAGGGGCAAGGAAACAACCACCTCCACGTGCCATCATAGTCAAATTCACCACTTACCGCACCAGAGACACGGTCATCAAAAGCCGGAGAAGACTGAAAGGTACTCATGTAGGGATTGAGGAAGATCTCACAGCAGAAAATCGCCTCCTGTTGACCAAAgcaaaagaagaagtagaaagaAACGACAAACTGTGTGCAGCATGGTCCAGTGATGGCAGAGTCATCGTGCTGGTCAAAGCAACCAATGGATCCACTGTGAGAAAGAGAATATGGTCAGTCAGTGAATTGAAGAAGctttaa